One window from the genome of Hippoglossus hippoglossus isolate fHipHip1 chromosome 6, fHipHip1.pri, whole genome shotgun sequence encodes:
- the LOC117763714 gene encoding uncharacterized protein C3orf20-like isoform X4: MSSCGARTELRAGPLYFFDQPTRRNRVEGTRSHFYLYNVAPGGGAHEDTHSNWEDDSAEAAKRLTGEPRGEGKPEPDTSTSPAALDRRSQEPIDVYKRAAPLLLSDLALLLSQYDWAEVGRVPHGVANILCHSWQDLTSGAALLSSPEQTDKRRGSKGSLKLGGSPHHVSDDGRRQTGQGSAGPSESKPQVGANPRVKKRKQKSRAACSSSSISFSISSSSRKDPGWIVQPKQPSHVEPQQIRLYQWAVERLRAARNPERQQTPKLSSPLRLCHYGEAKAKVKSSRARRKSGSSVLVNGIPRIPEVKQPDPAQKKLHYRIDDGSSFIYYPSGCTAVCQSHSALPCGGFYTNVFSDSDCPVILATITAFGHGAVTHPHNSSLVAVWDQDGGFMNDHYGRKSQEWSWQTHSALKKKVVIQLSDLISVKLLNGTSATLSFRCNDESVQLPLPVLSHINQPKEMLCLQTDGKFTSNFAQDLPLARKTKSPVVVLENKRTLTPVSVGTQEMLQMVREVEGLEEPSARWRRAGPAGRELKRLQQRVRNTLDDWLDYYRAAVGIRCPDTEQMPDALLRTRPRREVQSAALPSLNPPERVEAKSVWPEESGDKPQEPHRHLSVRAERPADSSVRLPRTPKRRSKDEPRVTQIGPLQIHGNIQLESVIISKSPEQQPADVPRCPAPPPLTPSVLLSVCPVLLRAALLGEGVRRRCCCSVTLMPAVTDLEYDTFVMGQPPHNQQILVVCVTLPHEHEDALEQLYRRRNKHRSMPCTQCQMDSFRLVRYEMSTGGTPGWGCANMLLQQRHNAAPGMILMYIRRKLLFVGYMHSGRGCSVGDLQKQICRSRGDYRLGLSLPPHYKFSEAVNNSAATDPHNSQDAAMTGRDDVTLPASVEKKKANERKTIEVREASQQRQRNFCVKSKQTFPHVPLTTH; this comes from the exons ATGAGTTCTTGTGGTGCGCGGACAGAACTCAGAGCTGGTCCTTTGTATTTCTTTGACCAG CCAACAAGACGAAACAGGGTTGAAGGTACACGGAGCCACTTTTACCTTTATAATGTGGCACCTGGAGGAGGAGCgcatgaggacacacacag TAACTGGGAGGATGACAGTGCGGAGGCGGCCAAGAGGCTGACAGGTGAACCACGTGGTGAGGGTAAACCTGAACCTGACACCTCAACATCACCTGCTGCACTGGACAGAAGGAGCCAGGAGCCAATAGACGTATACAAGCGAGCAGCCCCTCTGTTACTGAGTGACCTGGCTCTCCTGCTTTCACAGTACGACTGGGCCGAGGTGGGCCGCGTCCCACACGGGGTGGCAAATATTCTGTGTCACTCCTGGCAGGATCTGACCTCAGGGGCGGCGCTACTGAGCAGTCCCGAGCAGACTGACAAAAGAAGAGGGTCCAAAGGCTCCCTGAAGTTGGGAGGAAGTCCCCATCATGTGAGCGACGATGGCAGGAGGCAGACAGGACAGGGAAGTGCAGGTCCCTCTGAGAGTAAACCACAAGTTGGCGCCAATCCACGTGTTAAAAAGCGCAAACAGAAGTCCAGAG CAGCTTGTAGCTCCTCATCCATCAGTTTCTCCATCTCATCCAGCAGCCGTAAAGATCCAG GTTGGATCGTTCAGCCGAAGCAGCCCTCCCACGTCGAGCCTCAGCAGATCAGATTGTATCAGTGGGCGGTGGAGCGACTGCGGGCAGCAAGAAATCCTGA AAGACAGCAAACACCGAAGCTGAGCAGTCCACTCAGACTGTGTCACTATGGAGAAGCAAAAGCAAAagtgaagagcagcagagccagGAGGAAGAGTGGCTCGTCCGTCTTAGTTAACGGGATACCACGGATACCAGAAGTGAAGCAGCCGGATCCAGCACAGAAGAAACTACACTACAGGATCGACGACGGCTCCTCGTTCATATA CTACCCGTCTGGTTGCACAGCAGTTTGCCAGAGCCACTCAGCTCTGCCCTGTGGAGGCTTCTATACCAACGTGTTCAGTGACAGCGACTGTCCCGTCATCCTGGCCACTATCACTGCATTTGGGCACGGGGCTGTTACACACCCTCACAA ctcctctttaGTAGCAGTGTGGGACCAGGATGGTGGATTCATGAATGACCACTACGGGAGGAAAAGTCAGGAGTGGAGCTGGCAGACGCACAGTGCACTTAAAAAGAAGGTCGTTATACAG tTGTCAGATCTGATCAGTGTGAAGCTCCTCAATGGTACGTCTGCCACTCTCAGCTTCAGGTGCAATGATGAGAGTGttcaacttcctcttcctgtcctgTCTCACATCAACCAACCGAAGGAAATG CTCTGCTTGCAGACAGATGGAAAGTTTACCTCTAATTTTGCTCAAGACCTGCCGCTGGCGAGGAAGACAAAATCCCCTGTTGTGGTCCTGGAGAACAAGAGGACCCTGACTCCT GTGTCGGTGGGCACCCAGGAGATGCTCCAGATGgtcagagaggtggaggggctGGAGGAGCCGTCAGCACGGTGGAGGAGAGCAGGGCCTGCCGGCAGGGAACTGAAAAGGCTGCAGCAGAGAGTTCGAAACACCCTGGACGACTGGCTGGATTATTATCGTGCAGCTGTCG GTATCAGGTGTCCTGACACGGAGCAGATGCCTGACGCCCTGCTGAGGACCCGGCCGAGGAGAGAGGTGCAGTCAGCAGCGCTGCCCTCTCTGAACCCACCCGAGCGGGTGGAGGCAAAATCGGTCTGGCCGGAGGAGAGCGGCGACAAGCCACAGGAGCCGCACAGACACCTGTCAGTCCGAGCAGAGAGACCTGCTGACTCATCTGTCAGGCTGCCAAG GACACCTAAAAGGCGATCAAAGGACGAGCCCCGTGTGACTCAGATAGGACCCCTACAAATTCACGGCAACATCCAACTTGA GTCAGTGATTATTTCAAAGAGTCCAGAGCAGCAGCCCGCCGACGTGCCCCGCTGTCCAGCCCCGCCGCCGCTCACcccctccgtcctcctctcaGTGTGCCCCGTGCTGCTGAGAGCTGCCCTGCTGGGGGAGGGGGTGCGGAGGcggtgctgctgcagtgtcacaCTGATGCCTGCGGTGACGGACCTGGAGTACGACACCTTCGTGATGGGCCAGCCTCCGCACAATCAACAGATCCTGGTGGTGTGTGTGACTCTGCCTCACGAGCACGAGGACGCACTGGAGCAGCTctacaggaggaggaacaagcACAGATCCATGCCATGCACTCAG tgCCAGATGGATTCATTTCGCCTGGTGAGGTATGAGATGTCAACAGGGGGGACGCCCGGCTGGGGATGTGCCaacatgctgctgcagcagcgacaCAACGCTGCCCCTGGGATGATCCTG ATGTACATCAGAcggaagctgctgtttgtgggCTACATGCACAGTGGTCGCGGCTGCTCAGTCGGGGACCTTCAGAAGCAGATCTGCAGAAGCAGGGGAGACTACAGATTAGGTCTGAGCCTCCCACCACACTACAAGTTCAG tgaaGCAGTGAATaactctgcagccacagacCCACACAACTCACAAGATGCAGCAATGACAGGAAGAGATGACGTAACACTGCCTGCTTCAGTGGAAAAGAAGAAGGCCAATGAGAG AAAAACCATCGAAGTTCGTGAGGCATCGCAGCAACGACAGAGAAACTTTTGTGTCAaatcaaaacagacatttcCGCATGTTCCTTTGACGACGCATTGA
- the LOC117763714 gene encoding uncharacterized protein C3orf20-like isoform X5 yields the protein MSSCGARTELRAGPLYFFDQPTRRNRVEGTRSHFYLYNVAPGGGAHEDTHSNWEDDSAEAAKRLTGEPRGEGKPEPDTSTSPAALDRRSQEPIDVYKRAAPLLLSDLALLLSQYDWAEVGRVPHGVANILCHSWQDLTSGAALLSSPEQTDKRRGSKGSLKLGGSPHHVSDDGRRQTGQGSAGPSESKPQVGANPRVKKRKQKSRACSSSSISFSISSSSRKDPGWIVQPKQPSHVEPQQIRLYQWAVERLRAARNPERQQTPKLSSPLRLCHYGEAKAKVKSSRARRKSGSSVLVNGIPRIPEVKQPDPAQKKLHYRIDDGSSFIYYPSGCTAVCQSHSALPCGGFYTNVFSDSDCPVILATITAFGHGAVTHPHNSSLVAVWDQDGGFMNDHYGRKSQEWSWQTHSALKKKVVIQLSDLISVKLLNGTSATLSFRCNDESVQLPLPVLSHINQPKEMLCLQTDGKFTSNFAQDLPLARKTKSPVVVLENKRTLTPVSVGTQEMLQMVREVEGLEEPSARWRRAGPAGRELKRLQQRVRNTLDDWLDYYRAAVGIRCPDTEQMPDALLRTRPRREVQSAALPSLNPPERVEAKSVWPEESGDKPQEPHRHLSVRAERPADSSVRLPRTPKRRSKDEPRVTQIGPLQIHGNIQLESVIISKSPEQQPADVPRCPAPPPLTPSVLLSVCPVLLRAALLGEGVRRRCCCSVTLMPAVTDLEYDTFVMGQPPHNQQILVVCVTLPHEHEDALEQLYRRRNKHRSMPCTQCQMDSFRLVRYEMSTGGTPGWGCANMLLQQRHNAAPGMILMYIRRKLLFVGYMHSGRGCSVGDLQKQICRSRGDYRLGLSLPPHYKFSEAVNNSAATDPHNSQDAAMTGRDDVTLPASVEKKKANERKTIEVREASQQRQRNFCVKSKQTFPHVPLTTH from the exons ATGAGTTCTTGTGGTGCGCGGACAGAACTCAGAGCTGGTCCTTTGTATTTCTTTGACCAG CCAACAAGACGAAACAGGGTTGAAGGTACACGGAGCCACTTTTACCTTTATAATGTGGCACCTGGAGGAGGAGCgcatgaggacacacacag TAACTGGGAGGATGACAGTGCGGAGGCGGCCAAGAGGCTGACAGGTGAACCACGTGGTGAGGGTAAACCTGAACCTGACACCTCAACATCACCTGCTGCACTGGACAGAAGGAGCCAGGAGCCAATAGACGTATACAAGCGAGCAGCCCCTCTGTTACTGAGTGACCTGGCTCTCCTGCTTTCACAGTACGACTGGGCCGAGGTGGGCCGCGTCCCACACGGGGTGGCAAATATTCTGTGTCACTCCTGGCAGGATCTGACCTCAGGGGCGGCGCTACTGAGCAGTCCCGAGCAGACTGACAAAAGAAGAGGGTCCAAAGGCTCCCTGAAGTTGGGAGGAAGTCCCCATCATGTGAGCGACGATGGCAGGAGGCAGACAGGACAGGGAAGTGCAGGTCCCTCTGAGAGTAAACCACAAGTTGGCGCCAATCCACGTGTTAAAAAGCGCAAACAGAAGTCCAGAG CTTGTAGCTCCTCATCCATCAGTTTCTCCATCTCATCCAGCAGCCGTAAAGATCCAG GTTGGATCGTTCAGCCGAAGCAGCCCTCCCACGTCGAGCCTCAGCAGATCAGATTGTATCAGTGGGCGGTGGAGCGACTGCGGGCAGCAAGAAATCCTGA AAGACAGCAAACACCGAAGCTGAGCAGTCCACTCAGACTGTGTCACTATGGAGAAGCAAAAGCAAAagtgaagagcagcagagccagGAGGAAGAGTGGCTCGTCCGTCTTAGTTAACGGGATACCACGGATACCAGAAGTGAAGCAGCCGGATCCAGCACAGAAGAAACTACACTACAGGATCGACGACGGCTCCTCGTTCATATA CTACCCGTCTGGTTGCACAGCAGTTTGCCAGAGCCACTCAGCTCTGCCCTGTGGAGGCTTCTATACCAACGTGTTCAGTGACAGCGACTGTCCCGTCATCCTGGCCACTATCACTGCATTTGGGCACGGGGCTGTTACACACCCTCACAA ctcctctttaGTAGCAGTGTGGGACCAGGATGGTGGATTCATGAATGACCACTACGGGAGGAAAAGTCAGGAGTGGAGCTGGCAGACGCACAGTGCACTTAAAAAGAAGGTCGTTATACAG tTGTCAGATCTGATCAGTGTGAAGCTCCTCAATGGTACGTCTGCCACTCTCAGCTTCAGGTGCAATGATGAGAGTGttcaacttcctcttcctgtcctgTCTCACATCAACCAACCGAAGGAAATG CTCTGCTTGCAGACAGATGGAAAGTTTACCTCTAATTTTGCTCAAGACCTGCCGCTGGCGAGGAAGACAAAATCCCCTGTTGTGGTCCTGGAGAACAAGAGGACCCTGACTCCT GTGTCGGTGGGCACCCAGGAGATGCTCCAGATGgtcagagaggtggaggggctGGAGGAGCCGTCAGCACGGTGGAGGAGAGCAGGGCCTGCCGGCAGGGAACTGAAAAGGCTGCAGCAGAGAGTTCGAAACACCCTGGACGACTGGCTGGATTATTATCGTGCAGCTGTCG GTATCAGGTGTCCTGACACGGAGCAGATGCCTGACGCCCTGCTGAGGACCCGGCCGAGGAGAGAGGTGCAGTCAGCAGCGCTGCCCTCTCTGAACCCACCCGAGCGGGTGGAGGCAAAATCGGTCTGGCCGGAGGAGAGCGGCGACAAGCCACAGGAGCCGCACAGACACCTGTCAGTCCGAGCAGAGAGACCTGCTGACTCATCTGTCAGGCTGCCAAG GACACCTAAAAGGCGATCAAAGGACGAGCCCCGTGTGACTCAGATAGGACCCCTACAAATTCACGGCAACATCCAACTTGA GTCAGTGATTATTTCAAAGAGTCCAGAGCAGCAGCCCGCCGACGTGCCCCGCTGTCCAGCCCCGCCGCCGCTCACcccctccgtcctcctctcaGTGTGCCCCGTGCTGCTGAGAGCTGCCCTGCTGGGGGAGGGGGTGCGGAGGcggtgctgctgcagtgtcacaCTGATGCCTGCGGTGACGGACCTGGAGTACGACACCTTCGTGATGGGCCAGCCTCCGCACAATCAACAGATCCTGGTGGTGTGTGTGACTCTGCCTCACGAGCACGAGGACGCACTGGAGCAGCTctacaggaggaggaacaagcACAGATCCATGCCATGCACTCAG tgCCAGATGGATTCATTTCGCCTGGTGAGGTATGAGATGTCAACAGGGGGGACGCCCGGCTGGGGATGTGCCaacatgctgctgcagcagcgacaCAACGCTGCCCCTGGGATGATCCTG ATGTACATCAGAcggaagctgctgtttgtgggCTACATGCACAGTGGTCGCGGCTGCTCAGTCGGGGACCTTCAGAAGCAGATCTGCAGAAGCAGGGGAGACTACAGATTAGGTCTGAGCCTCCCACCACACTACAAGTTCAG tgaaGCAGTGAATaactctgcagccacagacCCACACAACTCACAAGATGCAGCAATGACAGGAAGAGATGACGTAACACTGCCTGCTTCAGTGGAAAAGAAGAAGGCCAATGAGAG AAAAACCATCGAAGTTCGTGAGGCATCGCAGCAACGACAGAGAAACTTTTGTGTCAaatcaaaacagacatttcCGCATGTTCCTTTGACGACGCATTGA
- the LOC117763714 gene encoding uncharacterized protein C3orf20-like isoform X3: MSSCGARTELRAGPLYFFDQPTRRNRVEGTRSHFYLYNVAPGGGAHEDTHSNWEDDSAEAAKRLTGEPRGEGKPEPDTSTSPAALDRRSQEPIDVYKRAAPLLLSDLALLLSQYDWAEVGRVPHGVANILCHSWQDLTSGAALLSSPEQTDKRRGSKGSLKLGGSPHHVSDDGRRQTGQGSAGPSESKPQVGANPRVKKRKQKSRAACSSSSISFSISSSSRKDPAGCDLCPGWIVQPKQPSHVEPQQIRLYQWAVERLRAARNPEQQTPKLSSPLRLCHYGEAKAKVKSSRARRKSGSSVLVNGIPRIPEVKQPDPAQKKLHYRIDDGSSFIYYPSGCTAVCQSHSALPCGGFYTNVFSDSDCPVILATITAFGHGAVTHPHNSSLVAVWDQDGGFMNDHYGRKSQEWSWQTHSALKKKVVIQLSDLISVKLLNGTSATLSFRCNDESVQLPLPVLSHINQPKEMLCLQTDGKFTSNFAQDLPLARKTKSPVVVLENKRTLTPVSVGTQEMLQMVREVEGLEEPSARWRRAGPAGRELKRLQQRVRNTLDDWLDYYRAAVGIRCPDTEQMPDALLRTRPRREVQSAALPSLNPPERVEAKSVWPEESGDKPQEPHRHLSVRAERPADSSVRLPRTPKRRSKDEPRVTQIGPLQIHGNIQLESVIISKSPEQQPADVPRCPAPPPLTPSVLLSVCPVLLRAALLGEGVRRRCCCSVTLMPAVTDLEYDTFVMGQPPHNQQILVVCVTLPHEHEDALEQLYRRRNKHRSMPCTQCQMDSFRLVRYEMSTGGTPGWGCANMLLQQRHNAAPGMILMYIRRKLLFVGYMHSGRGCSVGDLQKQICRSRGDYRLGLSLPPHYKFSEAVNNSAATDPHNSQDAAMTGRDDVTLPASVEKKKANERKTIEVREASQQRQRNFCVKSKQTFPHVPLTTH, translated from the exons ATGAGTTCTTGTGGTGCGCGGACAGAACTCAGAGCTGGTCCTTTGTATTTCTTTGACCAG CCAACAAGACGAAACAGGGTTGAAGGTACACGGAGCCACTTTTACCTTTATAATGTGGCACCTGGAGGAGGAGCgcatgaggacacacacag TAACTGGGAGGATGACAGTGCGGAGGCGGCCAAGAGGCTGACAGGTGAACCACGTGGTGAGGGTAAACCTGAACCTGACACCTCAACATCACCTGCTGCACTGGACAGAAGGAGCCAGGAGCCAATAGACGTATACAAGCGAGCAGCCCCTCTGTTACTGAGTGACCTGGCTCTCCTGCTTTCACAGTACGACTGGGCCGAGGTGGGCCGCGTCCCACACGGGGTGGCAAATATTCTGTGTCACTCCTGGCAGGATCTGACCTCAGGGGCGGCGCTACTGAGCAGTCCCGAGCAGACTGACAAAAGAAGAGGGTCCAAAGGCTCCCTGAAGTTGGGAGGAAGTCCCCATCATGTGAGCGACGATGGCAGGAGGCAGACAGGACAGGGAAGTGCAGGTCCCTCTGAGAGTAAACCACAAGTTGGCGCCAATCCACGTGTTAAAAAGCGCAAACAGAAGTCCAGAG CAGCTTGTAGCTCCTCATCCATCAGTTTCTCCATCTCATCCAGCAGCCGTAAAGATCCAG CTGGATGTGACTTGTGTCCAGGTTGGATCGTTCAGCCGAAGCAGCCCTCCCACGTCGAGCCTCAGCAGATCAGATTGTATCAGTGGGCGGTGGAGCGACTGCGGGCAGCAAGAAATCCTGA ACAGCAAACACCGAAGCTGAGCAGTCCACTCAGACTGTGTCACTATGGAGAAGCAAAAGCAAAagtgaagagcagcagagccagGAGGAAGAGTGGCTCGTCCGTCTTAGTTAACGGGATACCACGGATACCAGAAGTGAAGCAGCCGGATCCAGCACAGAAGAAACTACACTACAGGATCGACGACGGCTCCTCGTTCATATA CTACCCGTCTGGTTGCACAGCAGTTTGCCAGAGCCACTCAGCTCTGCCCTGTGGAGGCTTCTATACCAACGTGTTCAGTGACAGCGACTGTCCCGTCATCCTGGCCACTATCACTGCATTTGGGCACGGGGCTGTTACACACCCTCACAA ctcctctttaGTAGCAGTGTGGGACCAGGATGGTGGATTCATGAATGACCACTACGGGAGGAAAAGTCAGGAGTGGAGCTGGCAGACGCACAGTGCACTTAAAAAGAAGGTCGTTATACAG tTGTCAGATCTGATCAGTGTGAAGCTCCTCAATGGTACGTCTGCCACTCTCAGCTTCAGGTGCAATGATGAGAGTGttcaacttcctcttcctgtcctgTCTCACATCAACCAACCGAAGGAAATG CTCTGCTTGCAGACAGATGGAAAGTTTACCTCTAATTTTGCTCAAGACCTGCCGCTGGCGAGGAAGACAAAATCCCCTGTTGTGGTCCTGGAGAACAAGAGGACCCTGACTCCT GTGTCGGTGGGCACCCAGGAGATGCTCCAGATGgtcagagaggtggaggggctGGAGGAGCCGTCAGCACGGTGGAGGAGAGCAGGGCCTGCCGGCAGGGAACTGAAAAGGCTGCAGCAGAGAGTTCGAAACACCCTGGACGACTGGCTGGATTATTATCGTGCAGCTGTCG GTATCAGGTGTCCTGACACGGAGCAGATGCCTGACGCCCTGCTGAGGACCCGGCCGAGGAGAGAGGTGCAGTCAGCAGCGCTGCCCTCTCTGAACCCACCCGAGCGGGTGGAGGCAAAATCGGTCTGGCCGGAGGAGAGCGGCGACAAGCCACAGGAGCCGCACAGACACCTGTCAGTCCGAGCAGAGAGACCTGCTGACTCATCTGTCAGGCTGCCAAG GACACCTAAAAGGCGATCAAAGGACGAGCCCCGTGTGACTCAGATAGGACCCCTACAAATTCACGGCAACATCCAACTTGA GTCAGTGATTATTTCAAAGAGTCCAGAGCAGCAGCCCGCCGACGTGCCCCGCTGTCCAGCCCCGCCGCCGCTCACcccctccgtcctcctctcaGTGTGCCCCGTGCTGCTGAGAGCTGCCCTGCTGGGGGAGGGGGTGCGGAGGcggtgctgctgcagtgtcacaCTGATGCCTGCGGTGACGGACCTGGAGTACGACACCTTCGTGATGGGCCAGCCTCCGCACAATCAACAGATCCTGGTGGTGTGTGTGACTCTGCCTCACGAGCACGAGGACGCACTGGAGCAGCTctacaggaggaggaacaagcACAGATCCATGCCATGCACTCAG tgCCAGATGGATTCATTTCGCCTGGTGAGGTATGAGATGTCAACAGGGGGGACGCCCGGCTGGGGATGTGCCaacatgctgctgcagcagcgacaCAACGCTGCCCCTGGGATGATCCTG ATGTACATCAGAcggaagctgctgtttgtgggCTACATGCACAGTGGTCGCGGCTGCTCAGTCGGGGACCTTCAGAAGCAGATCTGCAGAAGCAGGGGAGACTACAGATTAGGTCTGAGCCTCCCACCACACTACAAGTTCAG tgaaGCAGTGAATaactctgcagccacagacCCACACAACTCACAAGATGCAGCAATGACAGGAAGAGATGACGTAACACTGCCTGCTTCAGTGGAAAAGAAGAAGGCCAATGAGAG AAAAACCATCGAAGTTCGTGAGGCATCGCAGCAACGACAGAGAAACTTTTGTGTCAaatcaaaacagacatttcCGCATGTTCCTTTGACGACGCATTGA